Proteins co-encoded in one Actinobacillus succinogenes 130Z genomic window:
- a CDS encoding cupin domain-containing protein, with protein sequence MLKNIEKATVLNLADQIAFHEGQVSSKTLAQNKGAGLTLFSIPQGEGISAHKAPGDALVTVLEGKARITIDQTDYEVSAGESIVMPANIPHALYGIENFKFFLTVVFPRPEEK encoded by the coding sequence ATGTTAAAAAACATCGAAAAAGCAACCGTATTAAATTTAGCCGATCAAATCGCTTTTCACGAAGGGCAGGTAAGCAGTAAAACTCTGGCGCAGAATAAAGGGGCGGGGTTAACGTTATTCAGTATTCCGCAAGGTGAGGGGATTAGCGCACATAAAGCGCCGGGCGATGCGTTAGTAACGGTGTTGGAAGGGAAGGCGCGCATTACGATTGATCAAACGGATTATGAAGTTTCAGCAGGAGAAAGCATTGTCATGCCCGCCAATATTCCGCATGCGCTGTACGGTATTGAAAACTTCAAGTTCTTTTTAACCGTCGTATTTCCGCGTCCGGAAGAAAAATAA